The Herbiconiux sp. SALV-R1 nucleotide sequence GAACGGCGCCGAGGATGATGGTGATGCGGGGCATGGGGATGTCCTGTTCGCTGGGTGTCGTTGTCGCCCCGACCCTATCGAAGCGAGCTGCGAGCGAGGTCGAGGGCGACGAGCATCGCCCACAGCTCCGCGCGGCCGCGGAAGGTGTCGAGCTGCAGGTCGAGCTCGCGCCCGAGCTCCGCCATGCGCTGCTTCAAGGTGTGGCGGTGGAGGCCGAGCTCGCGGGCCGCGGCATCCCACACCGCGTTGTGCGCGAGCCACACCGCCGCCTCGCCGAGCCGTGCCGTGCCGTCGGGTGTGGCGAGCTGGCCGCCCAGCCGCAGGCGGGCGAGCTCGGCGACCCTCGACTCGGTGAGGAGCCCGAGCACGGTGCCCGCCATCAGCTCGTCGAAGGCGAGGATGCGGCCCGGTGCGGCACCCGCGAGCGCCGCGACCGCCTGCGTGAGCGCCTCGTCGAGAGTGCGCCAGCGCGCCTCCGACGACAGGCCCGCCCTGGCCTCGCTCTCGGCCAGGCGTGCCTCGACGGCGACGCGGCTCGTGCCGTCGACGAACAGCAGCAGCTGGGCGTCGTGCTCGACCACGAACAGTCGACGGCCGCGGCCGGCAGCCATGCGCTCGAGGGAGTCGCGCAGGGTCGGCGCGACCTCGCCGGCTGCGAGGGCGAGGATGCGGAACGGCTCGGCCGGCAGCTGGGCCGGCAGGTGCTCGAGCGAGCGGCGCACGGCGTCGACGCGCCCGTCGCGGAGCAGGGCGAGCAGCTGCTGGGCGACAGAGCGGAAGCCGAGCCGCTGGTCTTCGGCGTGCTCGAGGGCGAGCTCGGTGAGCGCCGTCAAGAGGGTGATCACAGAGAGCTCGGCGGGGGTGAGCGGGTCGGAGCGCACCGCGACCACCGCCCCGAGCAGCCGTCCGGAGTGGCCGAGGGTCTGCACCGACCACGAGCCGCGGTCGTCGTCGCCGTGGTCGCGCGCGCGGGTGCCGCGTCGCAGCAGCGCCACGGCCCGCTCGCGCAGCCACCCCGGCGCCGCCCCCTCGAGCACGGCGCCATCGGGGTCGAGCACCGCGACCGGGCAGCCGAGCGCGCGCGACGCGCTGTCGACCGCGGCGGCGAGCCCGCCCGAGCCGAGCACCGCACGCGAGATCGACTCCTGGGCGGCGAGCGCCCATTCGAGCAGCCGGCGCTGCTCGGCGGCGATGCGGTCGGCGACGAAGCGGCTCACCGCGATGAAAGGGGTGGCGTAGGGCACCTCGACGAGTGCGACCCCGGCCGACTCGCAGGCCTCGATCAACTCGGCCGGAGTTCCCGCCCGCAGCACCTCGG carries:
- a CDS encoding PucR family transcriptional regulator; its protein translation is MPVTVRDLVLHRPLSIRMLAGDDGVELGWSNSSDLDDPSPFLEAGQLLLTTGRQFLAFEGLRDYEAYVQRVAAAGVVALGFGTEVLRAGTPAELIEACESAGVALVEVPYATPFIAVSRFVADRIAAEQRRLLEWALAAQESISRAVLGSGGLAAAVDSASRALGCPVAVLDPDGAVLEGAAPGWLRERAVALLRRGTRARDHGDDDRGSWSVQTLGHSGRLLGAVVAVRSDPLTPAELSVITLLTALTELALEHAEDQRLGFRSVAQQLLALLRDGRVDAVRRSLEHLPAQLPAEPFRILALAAGEVAPTLRDSLERMAAGRGRRLFVVEHDAQLLLFVDGTSRVAVEARLAESEARAGLSSEARWRTLDEALTQAVAALAGAAPGRILAFDELMAGTVLGLLTESRVAELARLRLGGQLATPDGTARLGEAAVWLAHNAVWDAAARELGLHRHTLKQRMAELGRELDLQLDTFRGRAELWAMLVALDLARSSLR